The Deinococcus metalli genome has a segment encoding these proteins:
- the darT gene encoding type II toxin-antitoxin system toxin DNA ADP-ribosyl transferase DarT: MTQLLQPTTPCLIYHFTALENLPSILTAGGLHCKVRAQPVADISDARIQERRSRRRVEAGPGGVLHDYVPFYFTPRSPMLHRRYKQDLDEGTRVQQQVVYLVSSVERVVELGLPFAFTDGHAEMRVDIRYFDDPADLGQLDWRVLHASGWRNDEERRKRQSEFLVQGFLPLSGLLGFATRTSDVKQRVDRLFRDRQVSLRGRVRPDWYY, translated from the coding sequence TTGACCCAACTGCTGCAGCCCACGACTCCGTGCCTGATCTATCACTTCACGGCCCTGGAGAACCTGCCGTCCATCCTGACCGCAGGCGGCCTCCACTGTAAGGTGCGAGCCCAGCCAGTCGCAGACATCTCGGACGCCCGCATCCAAGAACGTCGGTCTCGGCGGCGAGTAGAGGCTGGGCCGGGCGGTGTACTGCACGATTATGTGCCTTTCTACTTCACGCCGAGATCGCCCATGCTTCACCGCAGATACAAGCAGGATCTTGATGAAGGGACGAGGGTGCAGCAGCAGGTGGTCTATCTGGTGAGCTCAGTGGAGCGGGTTGTCGAGCTGGGTCTGCCCTTCGCGTTCACTGATGGTCACGCTGAGATGCGGGTGGACATCCGGTATTTCGATGACCCAGCTGACCTTGGCCAGCTGGACTGGCGAGTCCTGCACGCATCCGGCTGGCGTAACGACGAGGAGCGTCGGAAGCGGCAGTCGGAGTTTCTGGTGCAGGGGTTCTTGCCCCTAAGTGGGCTGCTAGGATTCGCGACCCGTACCTCCGATGTGAAGCAGCGGGTAGACCGGCTGTTCCGTGATCGGCAGGTGTCCCTGCGGGGGAGGGTACGCCCGGACTGGTACTATTGA